The following proteins come from a genomic window of Rutidosis leptorrhynchoides isolate AG116_Rl617_1_P2 chromosome 10, CSIRO_AGI_Rlap_v1, whole genome shotgun sequence:
- the LOC139872706 gene encoding interactor of constitutive active ROPs 4-like, with product MAQRVSTKGPGPLRTSSSDSDPLHYRSPKLGNRRSPKSVNSEPLSQKKLGTRIAGLETQLEQAQGELKILKDQLASTEAAKKEVQKELEKRTTKPAVSDPVQETRLSPNENRDINSEISQEIEAPDENQKETDVFEVPIEMVNVSQPCDQDQVNTKEVNALLESPEKASVIEELTAKNEEINSLKEKVEEKEKELEVFGIENEDLKRQLSEANVVISSAKVKEDQMSLKLTFFEEELVKSKNDGLKLKEKLKEVEVAKEVLETEMKKLRVQTEQWRKAADAAAAILSGGAEMNEGRRVSERCGSMEKHYGGVFDGYGVGGFVGSPGMGDDSDDGFGNGKRKGSGMRMFGDLWKKKGQK from the coding sequence ATGGCTCAAAGGGTATCAACCAAAGGTCCAGGCCCACTACGAACATCAAGCTCCGACTCCGACCCACTTCACTACCGAAGCCCAAAACTTGGTAACCGTCGGTCACCAAAAAGTGTAAATTCAGAGCCTTTGAGCCAAAAGAAACTTGGAACTCGAATTGCCGGGTTAGAAACTCAGCTTGAACAAGCTCAAGGTGAGCTCAAGATTCTTAAAGATCAGTTAGCTTCAACTGAAGCAGCAAAAAAAGAAGTTCAAAAAGAACTAGAAAAAAGAACCACTAAACCGGCTGTTTCTGATCCGGTTCAAGAGACTCGTTTATCGCCTAACGAAAACCGGGACATAAATAGTGAGATCAGTCAAGAAATTGAGGCCCCAGATGAAAATCAGAAAGAAACTGATGTGTTTGAAGTTCCAATTGAAATGGTAAATGTTAGTCAACCTTGTGATCAAGACCAAGTCAACACTAAAGAAGTCAACGCTTTACTTGAATCGCCCGAAAAAGCTAGTGTTATAGAAGAATTGACTGCTAAGAACGAAGAAATAAATTCGTTGAAAGAGAAAGTTGAAGAGAAAGAAAAGGAATTAGAAGTTTTCGGGATTGAAAACGAGGATTTAAAACGGCAATTAAGTGAAGCTAATGTGGTGATTAGTTCAGCTAAAGTTAAAGAAGATCAAATGAGTTTAAAGTTAACTTTTTTTGAAGAAGAGTTGGTTAAGAGTAAAAATGATGGGCTTAAACTTAAGGAAAAGTTAAAAGAAGTTGAAGTAGCAAAAGAAGTGTTGGAAACTGAAATGAAGAAGTTAAGGGTACAAACGGAGCAATGGCGAAAGGCGGCAGACGCTGCAGCAGCGATTTTGTCGGGTGGGGCCGAGATGAATGAGGGAAGGCGGGTGTCGGAAAGGTGTGGTTCGATGGAGAAACATTATGGTGGTGTGTTTGATGGGTACGGTGTTGGTGGGTTTGTGGGGTCACCGGGAATGGGAGATGATTCGGACGATGGGTTTGGGAATGGGAAGCGAAAGGGTTCGGGTATGAGGATGTTTGGTGATCTGTGGAAAAAGAAGGGACAGAAATAG
- the LOC139872570 gene encoding tyrosine--tRNA ligase 1, cytoplasmic-like, which produces MEKQVESLSLTSQDESSSNSTTEMSVEEKFKIVRSIGEECIQEEELLNLLTKKPQPICYDGFEPSGRMHIAQGVMKTINVNKLTSAGCKVKIWIADWFAQLNNKMGGDLNKIQTVGRYLIEIWKAAGMNLENVEFLWSSEEINSRAHEYWPLVMDIARRNKLPRIMRCCQIMGRTEQDELTAAQIFYPCMQCADIFFLKADICQLGMDQRKVNVLAREYCDDIKRKNKPIILSHHMLPGLLQGQEKMSKSDSSSAVFMEDEEAEVNLKIKKAYCPPKVVEGNPCLEYIKYIVFPWFNEFKVERKEENGGEKVFTSYEELIAAYEKGDLHPADLKPALSKALNSILQPVRDHFKTDENAKALLKRVKAFKVTR; this is translated from the exons ATGGAGAAACAAGTTGAATCACTTTCTCTCACTTCACAAGATGAATCATCATCCAATTCAACTACTGA GATGAGTGTTGAAGAGAAGTTTAAGATTGTTAGGAGTATTGGGGAAGAATGCATTCAAGAGGAAGAATTATTGAATCTTCTTACTAAGAAGCCTCAGCCGATTTGCTACGATGGGTTTGAGCCTTCTGGAAGGATGCATATAGCTCAG GGAGTTATGAAGACCATTAATGTTAATAAGCTGACATCTGCTGGTTGTAAAGTGAAGATTTGGATAGCAGATTGGTTTGCTCAGTTAAACAACAAAATGGGTGGGGATTTGAACAAAATCCAAACTGTTGGACGTTACTTGATTGAGATTTGGAAAGCTGCTGGGATGAATTTAGAAAATGTTGAGTTTCTTTGGTCATCTGAGGAAATTAATTCAAGAGCACATGAGTACTGGCCTTTGGTTATGGATATTGCTCGAAGAAACAAGCTTCCTAGAATAATGAG GTGCTGTCAAATTATGGGCCGGACTGAGCAGGATGAGTTGACTGCTGCCCAGATATTCTACCCGTGTATGCAGTGTGCAGATATATTCTTTCTTAAG GCTGATATCTGCCAACTAGGCATGGATCAAAGAAAAGTTAATGTTCTTGCAAGGGAGTACTGTGATGACATCAAGAGGAAAAACAAGCCTATCATATTGTCTCATC ACATGCTTCCTGGCTTGTTGCAAGGACAAGAGAAGATGTCCAAATCCGATTCATCTTCTGCTGTCTTTATGGAGGATGAGGAG GCGGAGGTGAACTTAAAAATTAAGAAAGCATACTGTCCACCCAAAGTTGTTGAAGGGAATCCATGCCTGGAATACATTAAATACATTGTATTTCCTTGGTTTAATGAGTTTAAGGTTGAAAGGAAAGAGGAAAATGGAGGTGAAAA GGTCTTCACCAGTTATGAAGAGCTGATTGCTGCATACGAGAAGGGGGACTTGCATCCTGCTGATTTAAAGCCTGCTCTATCTAAAGCTTTAAACAGTATTCTGCag CCTGTGCGTGATCATTTTAAAACTGATGAAAATGCCAAGGCTTTATTGAAGAGGGTCAAG GCTTTCAAGGTCACGAGATGA